In Haloplanus rubicundus, one DNA window encodes the following:
- a CDS encoding coiled-coil domain-containing protein, with the protein MSDDDDEDPFTEAEVTDPPDEEALREERRALDQRERGLSDFADELDERETELDDQAKELRRERKELDERKAELDSRENRIADREAELDDRETAIAERERELDERAAELDETEATLQEYVNDGVRGTVREAVAAELSASDGAGRFGRIGSIVLALVGVTLIGGGVLNGFAADIGQVPVVFGSETANLAVTVLLLFSGLAANLAAVAD; encoded by the coding sequence ATGAGCGACGACGACGACGAGGACCCGTTCACCGAGGCCGAGGTGACCGACCCCCCGGACGAGGAGGCGTTACGGGAGGAGCGGCGGGCGCTGGATCAGCGGGAGCGGGGGCTGTCCGACTTCGCCGACGAACTCGACGAGCGGGAAACCGAACTCGACGACCAGGCGAAAGAGCTCCGACGGGAGCGCAAGGAACTCGACGAGCGGAAAGCCGAACTCGACAGCCGTGAGAACCGAATCGCGGACCGGGAGGCCGAACTCGACGACCGGGAGACGGCCATCGCGGAGCGCGAACGCGAACTCGACGAACGGGCGGCCGAACTCGACGAGACGGAGGCGACGCTGCAGGAGTACGTCAACGACGGCGTGCGCGGGACGGTCCGGGAGGCGGTGGCTGCGGAACTGTCCGCGAGCGACGGCGCGGGGCGGTTCGGCCGGATCGGCAGCATCGTGCTCGCCCTGGTCGGCGTGACGCTGATCGGCGGCGGCGTCCTCAACGGCTTCGCGGCGGACATCGGGCAGGTGCCGGTCGTGTTCGGCAGCGAGACGGCGAACCTCGCCGTGACGGTACTTCTGCTGTTCAGCGGCCTCGCTGCGAACCTCGCCGCCGTCGCCGACTGA
- a CDS encoding type II/IV secretion system ATPase subunit, producing the protein MSDGPTLSVGGSDSRTDDGPVPTPRAPGDADAWYAPGVVAQYEVSPGVVATIRDTETDEFAYSIREPGLGPRDCEAMDRIRDHFQVVNRRRPLTREGTAERAAAGFEPKYRRALDRLIDASPAAWRRLTYHALCELRLLGAPTPLALDDRIEVVDVGRDDDRVVVHTENYAPARTDFDADARFVDRVAGERLRRYTVDFAGFDVDVVIYREHLLGSDQFSTKYAVLEPDLLPGDEQLIEECKERVWEANVEDVVEDRHAFVRERARGFLSRRLTARNTRAWVAATKYRLLTALAEYGLAVPPVDSRYATDRLDDLVYYVLRDYVGHGVLTIPIRDSHLEDVEANRVDERVKVIPRADELPVGRVPTNLAFDDETAFVNVVTQLAASDGTELSASRPSAKVNLDPPGVAETIRCAVALPVISEDGPHVSIRKQAADAMTPVDLIDRDAISTELVTLLWMLYERHGVVLFSGPTGVGKTTLMNAHMPFVPYDDRPVSIDEGSREVRLPHETGISLTTRDHENEYKRVTMARLMTETNYLNPDVEVIAEINTPASFETFGETLNTGHGVIGTTHAENVETLINRVVEQGLPTYLLREIDLVVFPHHVDGDRYVAEAVELLSESEYEALDPGTLPSGSVEKGGRTLYWNVVARRDTDGAFSLDYAHPHLDDGHRALGFRLFHRLADATDRDVEVVEEEFHRKHRYVQYLVQEGVSDFDDLFAFVSDLRTDEAATVERARSETAGDD; encoded by the coding sequence ATGAGTGACGGACCGACGCTCTCGGTCGGCGGCAGTGACTCGCGGACCGACGACGGCCCCGTTCCGACGCCTCGGGCGCCGGGCGACGCCGACGCGTGGTACGCGCCCGGCGTGGTCGCCCAGTACGAGGTGTCGCCGGGCGTCGTGGCGACGATTCGGGACACCGAGACCGACGAGTTCGCCTACTCGATCCGTGAACCCGGGCTCGGGCCGCGGGACTGCGAGGCGATGGATCGCATCCGCGACCACTTCCAGGTCGTCAACCGTCGCCGACCGCTGACGCGGGAGGGGACGGCCGAACGCGCCGCCGCGGGCTTCGAGCCGAAGTACCGCCGGGCGCTCGACCGCCTGATCGACGCCTCGCCCGCCGCGTGGCGCCGTCTCACCTACCACGCGCTCTGTGAGCTTCGCCTGCTGGGGGCGCCGACGCCGCTCGCGCTCGACGACCGGATCGAGGTGGTCGACGTGGGCCGCGACGACGACCGGGTGGTCGTCCACACCGAGAACTACGCGCCCGCCCGCACCGACTTCGACGCCGACGCGCGCTTCGTCGACCGCGTGGCCGGCGAGCGCCTCCGACGCTACACCGTCGATTTCGCGGGTTTCGACGTCGACGTGGTGATCTATCGGGAACACCTGCTGGGGAGCGACCAGTTCTCGACGAAGTACGCCGTCCTCGAACCGGACCTGCTCCCCGGCGACGAGCAACTCATCGAGGAGTGCAAGGAGCGGGTCTGGGAGGCCAACGTCGAGGACGTGGTGGAGGACCGACACGCCTTCGTCCGCGAGCGTGCTCGGGGCTTTCTCTCCCGACGCCTCACCGCCCGCAACACCCGCGCGTGGGTCGCGGCGACGAAGTACCGCCTGCTGACCGCGCTCGCGGAGTACGGCCTCGCGGTCCCGCCGGTCGACAGCCGCTACGCCACCGACCGCCTCGACGACCTGGTCTACTACGTCCTCCGGGACTACGTGGGCCACGGCGTCCTCACGATTCCGATCCGTGACTCGCATCTGGAGGACGTGGAGGCCAACCGCGTCGACGAACGCGTGAAGGTGATCCCGCGGGCCGACGAACTCCCCGTCGGCCGCGTCCCCACGAACCTCGCGTTCGACGACGAGACGGCCTTCGTCAACGTCGTCACCCAACTCGCCGCGAGCGACGGGACGGAACTCAGCGCGAGTCGGCCGAGCGCGAAGGTGAACCTCGACCCGCCGGGCGTCGCGGAGACCATCCGCTGTGCCGTTGCCCTCCCCGTCATCTCCGAGGACGGACCCCACGTCTCCATCCGCAAGCAGGCCGCCGACGCCATGACGCCCGTCGACCTGATCGACCGCGACGCCATCTCGACGGAGCTCGTCACCCTGCTCTGGATGCTGTACGAGCGCCACGGCGTCGTCCTCTTCTCCGGGCCGACGGGGGTGGGGAAGACGACGCTCATGAACGCCCACATGCCCTTCGTCCCCTACGACGACCGCCCCGTCTCCATCGACGAGGGGAGCCGCGAAGTGCGACTCCCCCACGAGACGGGCATCTCCCTGACGACGCGGGACCACGAGAACGAGTACAAGCGCGTGACGATGGCGCGGCTGATGACCGAGACGAATTATTTGAACCCCGACGTGGAGGTCATCGCGGAGATCAACACGCCCGCCTCCTTCGAGACGTTCGGCGAGACGCTCAACACCGGCCACGGTGTCATCGGCACCACCCACGCCGAGAACGTGGAGACGCTCATCAACCGCGTCGTCGAACAGGGACTCCCGACCTACCTCCTGCGGGAGATCGACCTCGTGGTCTTCCCCCACCACGTCGACGGCGACCGGTACGTCGCGGAGGCGGTCGAACTCCTGAGCGAGTCCGAGTACGAGGCCCTCGACCCCGGCACGCTCCCCTCGGGGAGCGTCGAGAAGGGCGGTCGGACCCTCTACTGGAACGTCGTCGCCCGCCGCGACACCGACGGAGCGTTCAGCCTCGACTACGCCCACCCCCACCTCGACGACGGCCACCGCGCCCTCGGTTTCCGGCTCTTTCACCGCCTCGCCGACGCCACCGACCGCGACGTCGAGGTCGTCGAGGAGGAGTTCCACCGGAAACACCGGTACGTGCAGTATCTGGTGCAGGAGGGCGTCTCCGACTTCGACGACCTGTTCGCGTTCGTCTCGGATCTGCGCACCGACGAGGCGGCGACGGTCGAACGGGCACGAAGCGAGACGGCGGGGGACGACTGA
- a CDS encoding bacteriorhodopsin: protein MHSSLLVRGLGVPLQTQADALSAVQNDPLLSSSLWVNVALAGLSILLFVYMGRNVTSERAKLVWGATLMIPLVSISSYLALLSGLTVGFVEMPAGHALAGEEVMSQWGRYLTWTLSTPMILLALGLVADVDAGSLLTVIAADIAMCVTGLAAALTTSSYLFRWAFYAVSCTFFLVVLYALLTEWAASATAAGTDDIFDTLRALTVVLWLGYPIIWAVGVEGLALVGSVGITSWGYSILDVFAKYVFSFLLLRWVADNEGVVATARGAFGGAAPGDD from the coding sequence ATGCACAGTTCACTGCTCGTGCGCGGACTCGGCGTACCGCTACAGACGCAGGCCGATGCCCTGTCGGCGGTGCAAAACGACCCGCTGCTCAGTTCGTCGCTGTGGGTCAACGTCGCACTGGCCGGCCTCTCGATTCTCCTCTTCGTCTACATGGGTCGGAACGTGACGAGCGAGCGCGCGAAGCTCGTCTGGGGAGCGACGCTGATGATCCCGCTGGTCTCCATCTCGAGTTACCTCGCCTTGCTCTCCGGCCTGACGGTCGGGTTCGTCGAGATGCCTGCGGGGCACGCCCTCGCCGGCGAGGAAGTGATGAGCCAGTGGGGCCGGTATCTGACGTGGACGCTGTCGACGCCGATGATCCTCCTCGCGCTCGGCCTCGTCGCCGACGTCGATGCCGGGAGCCTGCTCACCGTCATCGCCGCGGACATCGCGATGTGTGTGACGGGGCTCGCCGCGGCGCTGACTACCTCGTCGTACCTGTTCCGCTGGGCATTCTACGCCGTCAGCTGTACGTTCTTCCTGGTCGTCCTCTACGCGCTGCTGACCGAGTGGGCGGCGTCGGCGACGGCCGCCGGCACCGACGACATTTTCGATACGCTCCGGGCGCTAACCGTCGTGCTCTGGCTCGGCTACCCGATCATCTGGGCCGTCGGCGTCGAGGGGCTGGCGCTCGTCGGGTCGGTCGGGATCACCTCGTGGGGCTATTCGATCCTCGACGTGTTCGCGAAGTACGTGTTCTCGTTCCTGCTCCTGCGATGGGTGGCAGACAACGAGGGCGTTGTGGCGACGGCACGGGGGGCGTTCGGTGGGGCCGCGCCGGGCGACGACTGA
- a CDS encoding RNA-guided endonuclease InsQ/TnpB family protein — MAKQVVTRTYTASIRNQQQVSDDLDSLGFSASKLWNVGRWVCDRVWSEIGHIPGHNELTTYLKSHERYDDLHSQSSQRVLQELAEAFTGWYGKRRNGDTRANPPKYRKHGDDHPRSTVTFKAAGFKLDTEYERVRLSKGSNLKEYWSDFILCEYQTRPDVDLSTVENVQQIRAVWTGDEWELHFVCKVEIEVAEAPGEKTVGIDLGINNFAALAYEDGHAELYPLNCLKQDDYYFSKHIARCDDSDSEHATRLNQKRSRRRTHYFHALSKHIVERCVDEGVGTIVVGDLSGIREDEENDESKNWDTHGNLDLHSWAFDRFTDLLEYKAEMEGITVKQVSERDTSKSCSYCGRKRKANRVERGLYVCDECGTVANADVNGAENIRQKVSPSLACDGGDRSNGWLAQPSTYLFDSESGCFAPREQATS, encoded by the coding sequence ATGGCGAAACAGGTCGTCACTCGCACCTACACTGCTTCCATACGGAACCAGCAACAGGTGTCTGACGACCTCGATTCGCTCGGGTTCTCAGCGTCGAAACTCTGGAACGTCGGACGGTGGGTTTGCGACCGAGTGTGGTCAGAGATTGGCCACATCCCCGGTCACAACGAACTCACCACGTACCTGAAGTCGCACGAACGCTACGATGACCTGCATTCTCAGTCAAGTCAGCGCGTCCTTCAAGAACTCGCTGAAGCGTTCACCGGCTGGTACGGCAAACGACGCAACGGAGACACGAGAGCAAACCCACCGAAGTACCGCAAACACGGCGACGACCACCCACGAAGTACGGTCACGTTCAAAGCCGCTGGGTTCAAACTCGACACCGAGTACGAGAGAGTCCGACTCTCGAAAGGCTCGAACCTGAAAGAGTATTGGTCGGACTTCATCCTCTGCGAGTATCAGACCCGGCCTGATGTTGATCTCTCCACTGTGGAGAACGTCCAACAGATTCGGGCGGTCTGGACTGGTGACGAGTGGGAACTACACTTCGTCTGCAAGGTCGAAATCGAGGTTGCTGAAGCCCCCGGTGAGAAGACCGTGGGTATTGACCTCGGTATCAACAACTTCGCCGCGCTCGCCTACGAAGACGGCCACGCCGAGTTGTATCCGCTCAACTGCCTGAAACAGGATGACTACTACTTCAGCAAGCACATTGCTCGCTGTGATGACTCTGATTCCGAGCACGCCACGCGGTTGAACCAGAAGCGATCGCGGCGGCGCACCCACTACTTCCACGCGCTTTCCAAGCACATCGTTGAACGGTGTGTGGACGAAGGGGTTGGGACGATCGTGGTGGGCGACCTTTCCGGCATCCGTGAGGACGAGGAGAACGACGAGTCGAAAAACTGGGACACGCACGGCAATCTCGACTTACACTCGTGGGCGTTCGACCGCTTCACCGACTTGCTTGAATACAAGGCCGAGATGGAAGGCATCACGGTCAAGCAGGTGTCCGAGCGTGATACGTCGAAGTCGTGTTCATACTGCGGTCGCAAGCGCAAGGCGAACCGTGTCGAACGCGGGTTGTACGTCTGTGACGAGTGTGGGACGGTTGCGAATGCAGACGTGAACGGTGCTGAGAACATTCGGCAGAAAGTATCTCCGAGTCTCGCTTGTGATGGGGGAGATAGGAGTAACGGCTGGTTGGCACAGCCATCGACGTACCTGTTCGATTCAGAGAGCGGATGCTTTGCACCGCGAGAACAGGCCACGTCGTAA
- a CDS encoding VCBS repeat-containing protein codes for MWHRRTLLAAAASAAGLGGCAGSPASTTTEGPTGTPAPPPRGARYAFTHLQSGGNRVVGGAGAVDDARPVDLGVDGRPAWVLAFRGPGATSYWTVVTAAERATTHRVGDGTSETVATHGRVSTPPLAYAADGAFGVVDAPTDCAAHTHPVVVDGGVLYVATNGDIVVRRDGTPTRLDADAPTDGRLVRVADGRYALYGGRTTRYAHGALGDTVEGSRLLLIDAVDGRIEAAVTLDAPTVFEGLSPLVADLDGDGDDEIVTTVADSADGARIRVYDAEGTELATGPVYGPGWRHQLCVAPFGPDGRPELAVVRKPHVDRTVEFYRLDDGLSVTATHEGYASHTYGSRNVDGGLAADLDGDGRPELLVPTADRRTLAAVRRTGRDAERAWTLPLGGELRTNVAGVALDDGRLAVGAGTADGVRVWQG; via the coding sequence ATGTGGCACCGACGGACGCTACTGGCGGCGGCCGCGTCGGCAGCCGGACTCGGTGGATGCGCCGGCTCGCCGGCGTCGACGACCACCGAGGGACCGACTGGGACGCCGGCGCCGCCCCCACGGGGAGCGCGATACGCGTTCACGCACCTCCAATCCGGCGGGAACCGCGTCGTCGGCGGTGCCGGCGCCGTCGACGACGCGCGCCCGGTTGACCTCGGCGTCGACGGCCGACCGGCGTGGGTCCTCGCGTTCCGTGGCCCGGGTGCGACGAGTTACTGGACGGTCGTGACGGCGGCGGAGCGGGCGACGACCCACCGGGTCGGCGACGGGACCAGCGAGACGGTCGCGACCCACGGTCGCGTCTCGACGCCGCCGCTGGCGTACGCGGCCGACGGGGCGTTCGGCGTCGTCGACGCGCCGACCGACTGCGCCGCTCACACGCATCCGGTCGTGGTCGACGGGGGCGTGCTGTACGTGGCCACGAACGGCGACATCGTCGTCCGGCGGGACGGGACGCCGACCCGACTCGACGCCGACGCCCCGACGGACGGTCGTCTTGTGCGGGTCGCGGACGGTCGCTACGCCCTCTACGGCGGGCGGACGACCCGCTACGCCCACGGCGCGCTGGGGGACACCGTCGAGGGGAGTCGGTTGCTCCTGATCGACGCCGTGGACGGTCGGATCGAGGCGGCGGTGACGCTCGACGCGCCGACGGTCTTCGAGGGGCTGTCGCCGCTGGTGGCCGACCTCGACGGCGACGGCGACGACGAGATCGTGACCACCGTCGCGGATTCGGCCGACGGCGCGCGCATCAGGGTGTACGACGCCGAGGGCACCGAACTCGCGACCGGTCCCGTCTACGGTCCCGGCTGGCGCCATCAGCTCTGTGTCGCGCCGTTCGGGCCGGACGGACGGCCGGAACTGGCCGTCGTCAGGAAGCCACACGTCGACCGGACGGTGGAGTTCTACCGCCTCGACGACGGCCTGAGCGTGACGGCGACCCACGAGGGGTACGCCAGCCACACGTACGGCTCGCGGAACGTGGACGGGGGGTTGGCCGCGGATCTGGACGGGGACGGGCGGCCGGAACTGCTGGTGCCGACGGCCGACCGCCGGACGCTGGCGGCGGTGCGGCGGACGGGGCGGGATGCCGAGCGAGCCTGGACGCTCCCGCTCGGTGGCGAACTCCGGACGAACGTGGCCGGCGTCGCACTCGACGACGGTCGGCTCGCGGTGGGCGCTGGGACGGCCGACGGCGTCCGGGTCTGGCAGGGGTAG
- a CDS encoding DUF4188 domain-containing protein, giving the protein MSGIVPERVTARVDGEFVVFLIGMRINSWWKVHKWLPVFLAMPRMLRELDADSERGLLETRTWLGLRAPLLVQYWESFEALESYARDTEGEHLPAWKAFNRRVGEGGDVGIWHETFLVRDGEYEAVYNNMPPTGLGEVGEVVPASGRAETAGGRLGRSAGDDAPVDADG; this is encoded by the coding sequence ATGTCCGGGATCGTCCCCGAGCGCGTCACCGCACGGGTCGACGGCGAGTTCGTCGTCTTCCTGATCGGGATGCGCATCAACTCGTGGTGGAAGGTGCACAAGTGGCTCCCCGTCTTCCTCGCCATGCCGCGGATGCTCCGCGAACTCGACGCTGACTCCGAGCGCGGTCTGCTCGAAACCCGGACGTGGCTCGGCCTCCGTGCGCCCCTGCTGGTCCAGTATTGGGAGTCCTTCGAGGCGCTGGAGTCGTACGCCCGCGACACGGAGGGCGAACACCTGCCGGCGTGGAAGGCGTTCAACCGCCGGGTCGGCGAGGGCGGCGACGTGGGCATCTGGCACGAGACGTTCCTCGTCAGGGACGGCGAGTACGAGGCCGTCTACAACAACATGCCGCCGACGGGACTGGGGGAGGTCGGCGAGGTGGTCCCCGCGTCCGGGCGGGCCGAGACGGCAGGGGGACGGCTGGGCCGGAGCGCGGGCGACGACGCGCCCGTCGACGCGGACGGCTGA
- a CDS encoding class I SAM-dependent methyltransferase: protein MDRHEIRRAWDAISETYARRRDPTGSDAALIDDLLAELPAEPTVLDAGCGDGARTLANLPAGSVGLDVSRRGLELARETVPDARLVQADMTAIPLADGSVDAVTAYHAVFHVPRESHPEVYREFARVLRPDGRLLMTLPGGRFETVREGWMGGRMFFSAPGRERTLAQLREAGFTGLRTETASDPLGSSTEFVFATR from the coding sequence ATGGACCGACACGAGATTCGGCGGGCGTGGGACGCCATCTCGGAGACGTACGCCCGCCGGCGCGACCCGACCGGCTCCGACGCCGCACTGATCGACGACCTGCTCGCCGAGCTACCGGCCGAGCCGACGGTCCTCGACGCCGGCTGTGGCGACGGGGCGCGGACGCTCGCGAACCTGCCGGCGGGGAGCGTCGGCCTCGACGTGTCGCGGCGCGGGCTGGAACTCGCCCGGGAGACGGTGCCGGACGCGCGGCTGGTACAGGCCGACATGACCGCCATCCCGCTGGCCGACGGGAGCGTCGACGCCGTGACCGCCTACCACGCCGTCTTTCACGTCCCCCGCGAGTCCCACCCCGAGGTGTACCGGGAGTTCGCCCGCGTCCTCCGGCCGGACGGCCGGCTCCTGATGACCCTGCCGGGCGGGCGGTTCGAAACCGTCCGCGAGGGGTGGATGGGTGGGCGGATGTTCTTCTCGGCGCCGGGACGGGAGCGGACGCTGGCCCAGCTCCGCGAGGCGGGCTTTACCGGCCTCCGGACGGAGACGGCGAGCGATCCTCTCGGCAGCAGCACGGAGTTCGTGTTCGCGACGCGCTAA
- a CDS encoding site-2 protease family protein — MRSYTITEIWDIPIRVNTSLLIFLPILAWLIGSGQQIELYAGLIGGLTGADFDLAVLRAGSTPWLVGLLAAVGLFVSVTIHELGHSWVAMRYGLEIESITLWILGGLAALKTFPKEWNREFWIAIAGPITSVLVAVGCYGAVLVAPNSLQVPRFVLGWLAITNLVLAGFNLLPAFPMDGGRILRALLARTRPYGVATRLAARVGVLFAFLFAIVAVLNFQIILLLLAFFIYGAATTESKAVLLDELLEGITVNDIMTREPATVAASTTVDAFGSQMLRDRQPIHLVVDESGTPVGVVTLDDLKRARRADRDATVGDIVRDVPRVDPDADAFDTLVELQGAGGLDAIVQRDGELLGVLSEADYAHAMTIQRGFRSAVTG, encoded by the coding sequence ATGCGAAGCTACACGATCACCGAGATCTGGGACATCCCCATTCGAGTCAACACCTCTCTTCTGATCTTCCTCCCGATTCTCGCGTGGCTGATCGGCAGCGGTCAGCAGATCGAACTGTACGCGGGACTCATCGGCGGCCTGACGGGCGCCGACTTCGATCTCGCCGTGCTCCGGGCCGGATCGACGCCGTGGCTCGTCGGGTTGCTGGCGGCGGTCGGCCTGTTCGTCAGCGTCACGATCCACGAACTCGGCCACTCGTGGGTGGCGATGCGCTACGGCCTCGAAATCGAGTCGATCACGCTCTGGATCCTCGGTGGGCTGGCGGCGCTGAAGACGTTCCCGAAGGAGTGGAACCGGGAGTTCTGGATCGCCATCGCCGGGCCGATCACGAGCGTCCTCGTCGCGGTCGGCTGTTACGGCGCCGTTCTCGTCGCCCCGAACTCGCTGCAGGTGCCGCGGTTCGTCCTCGGCTGGCTCGCGATCACGAATCTCGTCCTCGCGGGCTTCAACCTCCTCCCCGCCTTCCCGATGGACGGCGGCCGCATCCTGCGTGCGCTCCTCGCGCGCACCCGCCCATACGGGGTCGCGACACGTCTCGCCGCCCGCGTGGGCGTTCTCTTCGCTTTCCTCTTTGCCATCGTCGCCGTGCTCAACTTCCAGATTATCCTCCTCCTGCTCGCCTTCTTCATCTACGGCGCCGCGACGACCGAGTCGAAGGCGGTCCTGCTGGACGAACTCCTCGAAGGGATCACGGTGAACGACATCATGACGCGGGAGCCGGCGACCGTCGCCGCGTCGACGACCGTCGACGCGTTCGGTTCGCAGATGCTCCGGGACCGCCAGCCGATCCATCTCGTCGTCGACGAATCGGGGACACCCGTCGGCGTCGTGACGCTCGACGACCTGAAGCGGGCACGGCGTGCGGACCGCGACGCGACCGTCGGCGACATCGTCCGGGACGTGCCGCGGGTCGATCCGGACGCCGACGCCTTCGACACGCTCGTGGAGTTACAGGGTGCGGGCGGCCTCGACGCCATCGTCCAGCGGGACGGCGAACTCCTCGGCGTGCTCTCGGAGGCCGACTACGCCCACGCGATGACGATACAGCGGGGGTTCCGGAGCGCCGTGACGGGGTAA
- a CDS encoding sensor histidine kinase: MRHNLRNKLTIIDGLTSEIRRLATDDRIEEFADGVLAASERIDDIVERVREFDHLREQDRTETVAVAELLERIAREVAEADDAPEVRTALDPVTVDTNRALLRLVIEQLVENALEHGASPVCLTTTETADGGVDIAVHDAGPGIPRDEFEPVIEGTATQLEHTTGIGLLIAKWGVDELGGEIAFESDDEGTTVTVRIPVGL; this comes from the coding sequence ATGCGGCACAACCTCCGCAACAAACTCACCATCATCGACGGCCTGACGAGTGAAATCCGGCGACTCGCGACCGACGACCGGATCGAGGAGTTCGCCGACGGCGTGTTGGCGGCGAGCGAACGCATCGACGACATCGTCGAACGGGTTCGTGAGTTCGACCACCTGCGGGAGCAAGATCGGACGGAGACGGTCGCGGTCGCCGAGCTTCTCGAACGGATCGCACGCGAGGTGGCCGAGGCCGACGACGCGCCAGAAGTTCGGACGGCGCTCGATCCGGTGACTGTCGACACCAACCGGGCGCTGCTCCGGTTGGTGATCGAGCAGTTGGTCGAGAACGCACTCGAACACGGCGCCTCGCCGGTGTGTCTGACGACGACGGAGACTGCGGACGGGGGCGTCGACATCGCGGTTCACGACGCCGGCCCCGGCATCCCGCGCGACGAGTTCGAGCCGGTGATCGAGGGGACCGCGACACAGCTCGAACACACGACTGGCATCGGGCTGCTGATCGCCAAGTGGGGCGTGGACGAACTCGGCGGCGAGATAGCGTTCGAGAGCGACGACGAAGGGACGACGGTCACCGTCCGGATTCCGGTCGGGCTCTGA
- the tnpA gene encoding IS200/IS605 family transposase, producing the protein MKTTRHATYNLNYHIVWLPKYRQSVLVNEVADRVRTILQEIADDKGLEIIDLTVQPDHIHLFVSSPPKHAPSLLANWFKGISSRKYNHRYADNEGEKIRWARGYYAGTAGHVSSETVQDYIQRQQNS; encoded by the coding sequence ATGAAGACCACACGGCACGCGACCTACAACCTCAACTACCACATAGTGTGGTTGCCGAAGTACCGCCAGTCGGTACTCGTCAACGAGGTCGCCGACCGTGTGCGAACCATCCTCCAGGAAATCGCCGACGACAAGGGATTAGAGATAATCGACCTGACCGTTCAACCCGACCACATCCACCTGTTCGTCAGTAGCCCTCCGAAACACGCCCCCTCCCTTCTCGCTAACTGGTTCAAGGGTATCTCCTCGCGGAAATACAACCACCGCTACGCCGACAACGAGGGCGAGAAGATTCGATGGGCACGGGGCTACTACGCAGGAACGGCGGGCCACGTTTCCAGCGAAACGGTGCAAGACTACATTCAGCGTCAACAGAACTCATGA